A DNA window from Comamonas fluminis contains the following coding sequences:
- a CDS encoding class I adenylate-forming enzyme family protein, which produces MIEMNLSRQARRIRRIALGDFLYRSARKFGERTALVDGDQRISYADLDARSSRFAHYLLSMLGTGKQVGMLCANSIDMVVACNGIHKAGQVWVPVNIKQDATAIGYILQHAEVSAVVVDHEMLGLPGLPELLQKLQLPLIMTRAQAPVASAVSLADAEQGQPDSLPDVDIDDNQAALLMYTSGTTGNPKGVVHSHLSVYTAVKGNIDEMHYCETDVLSGWLPLFHCAQHSLTQTALATGACTVLTRAFVPAEVAALVLREGVTIFVGLPLMYAAVLADPGFAPTTVRQCIYAMAPIPKPLIAQIAQRMSRNLSLATGQTEIYPATMTFYPLLHPECDANFWGRSLTTCETAVMDDEGNLLGPGQLGEIVHRGPNAMLGYFKDPKATEEAQKYGWHHTGDLGMWDAQWRMEFIDRKKDMIKTGGENVASVKVEAVVLAHPEVAAAAVFGLPHPHWSEAVCAFVVRKPGAAVDAESVLAHCRQHLGGFEVPKLVHFVDAFPATATGKVQKNVMRRQFEQIAKELWGG; this is translated from the coding sequence ATGATTGAGATGAATCTGTCGAGGCAGGCGCGGCGCATCCGGCGCATTGCGCTGGGCGATTTTCTGTACCGCAGTGCGCGCAAATTTGGAGAACGCACGGCGCTGGTGGATGGCGATCAGCGCATCAGCTATGCCGATCTGGATGCACGAAGCTCGCGTTTTGCGCACTATCTGCTGTCAATGCTGGGTACGGGCAAGCAGGTGGGCATGCTGTGTGCCAACTCCATCGATATGGTGGTGGCGTGCAACGGCATTCATAAGGCGGGGCAGGTGTGGGTGCCTGTCAATATCAAGCAGGATGCGACTGCGATTGGCTACATCCTGCAGCATGCAGAGGTTTCGGCAGTCGTGGTGGACCATGAAATGCTTGGTCTGCCGGGGCTGCCAGAGCTGCTGCAGAAACTGCAGCTGCCGCTGATCATGACGAGGGCGCAGGCGCCGGTTGCTTCGGCTGTTTCACTGGCCGATGCGGAGCAGGGCCAGCCAGACTCTTTGCCGGATGTGGACATTGATGACAATCAGGCCGCTTTGCTGATGTACACCAGCGGCACCACGGGCAACCCCAAGGGTGTGGTGCATTCCCATCTCTCGGTCTATACCGCTGTCAAAGGCAATATTGACGAGATGCACTATTGCGAGACGGATGTGCTCAGTGGCTGGTTGCCGCTGTTTCACTGCGCCCAGCATTCCCTGACCCAGACTGCACTGGCAACCGGGGCCTGCACAGTGCTGACGCGAGCCTTTGTGCCTGCGGAAGTCGCTGCGCTGGTGCTGCGGGAAGGGGTGACGATTTTTGTGGGCCTGCCCTTGATGTACGCAGCGGTGCTGGCCGATCCGGGCTTTGCGCCGACGACAGTGCGCCAGTGCATTTATGCGATGGCGCCCATTCCCAAGCCATTGATTGCGCAGATTGCCCAGCGCATGTCACGCAACCTTTCACTGGCCACGGGGCAGACGGAAATTTACCCGGCCACCATGACGTTCTATCCGCTGCTGCATCCTGAGTGTGACGCGAATTTCTGGGGCCGTTCGCTGACCACCTGCGAGACAGCCGTGATGGACGATGAAGGCAATCTTTTGGGCCCAGGTCAGCTCGGTGAAATCGTGCATCGCGGCCCGAATGCGATGCTGGGATATTTCAAGGACCCCAAAGCGACCGAGGAAGCCCAGAAATATGGCTGGCACCATACCGGCGACCTGGGCATGTGGGATGCGCAGTGGCGCATGGAATTCATCGACCGCAAGAAGGACATGATCAAGACCGGCGGCGAGAACGTGGCCAGCGTCAAGGTGGAGGCGGTGGTGTTGGCCCATCCCGAGGTGGCGGCTGCGGCTGTATTTGGTTTGCCCCATCCGCACTGGAGCGAGGCCGTGTGTGCCTTTGTGGTGCGCAAGCCGGGTGCAGCGGTGGATGCCGAGTCGGTG
- a CDS encoding SDR family oxidoreductase, whose amino-acid sequence MNVQFDFTGRHVMVFGGTTGINLGIAQSYDKAGARVSVASRKQANVDAALESLGPGAMGVVADVRDEQAVAAALAQAVQRHGPIDVLVSGAAGNFLAPADQMSFNAFKVVVDIDLLGSFHVARQGLPHLREGNSSLIFITAPQSTVPMTYQAHVCAAKAGVDHLARVLALEWGSRGVRVNAISPGPIAGTEGMRRLAPQGEEGDALVRKMVPLGRMGSTDDIAQLALFLGSDAASYISGTVIACDGGAQGQLSPMITAAAASAAAGMAEKRA is encoded by the coding sequence ATGAACGTGCAATTTGACTTCACAGGCCGCCATGTGATGGTGTTTGGCGGCACCACGGGTATCAATCTGGGCATTGCGCAGAGCTATGACAAAGCCGGTGCCAGGGTTTCGGTGGCCAGCCGCAAGCAGGCCAATGTGGATGCGGCACTGGAAAGCCTCGGGCCCGGTGCGATGGGCGTGGTGGCGGATGTGCGTGATGAGCAGGCCGTGGCTGCGGCGCTGGCGCAGGCAGTGCAGCGGCATGGGCCGATTGATGTGCTGGTCTCGGGCGCTGCGGGCAATTTTCTGGCGCCCGCCGATCAGATGTCTTTCAACGCGTTCAAGGTGGTGGTGGATATTGATTTGCTGGGCAGTTTTCATGTGGCAAGACAAGGTTTGCCGCATTTGCGCGAGGGAAATTCCAGCCTGATTTTCATTACAGCCCCGCAATCCACCGTCCCCATGACCTACCAGGCCCATGTGTGTGCGGCCAAGGCGGGTGTCGATCATCTGGCGCGGGTGCTGGCGCTGGAGTGGGGAAGCCGTGGTGTGCGGGTGAATGCTATATCGCCCGGCCCGATTGCGGGGACGGAGGGCATGCGGCGTCTGGCACCTCAGGGGGAGGAAGGTGATGCACTGGTGCGCAAGATGGTGCCCCTGGGGCGTATGGGCAGCACGGACGATATTGCGCAGCTGGCGCTGTTTTTAGGTAGCGATGCGGCCAGCTATATCTCTGGCACGGTCATCGCCTGTGATGGTGGTGCTCAGGGGCAGCTATCGCCCATGATTACTGCCGCAGCAGCCTCGGCAGCGGCTGGTATGGCGGAAAAAAGGGCGTAG